In Fragaria vesca subsp. vesca linkage group LG1, FraVesHawaii_1.0, whole genome shotgun sequence, the sequence CTCTCTAAACAGTCCTACATATCCTCGAACAGAGATCCGAATAAGGGTGCGTACGTCAAATGTTTATGTCTAGGTTATTCTGGTAACACTAGCTCTCTGTAAACAAGCTAGTAGTATACAGGGTGAAATCATGCTTATCCATCTCAATCCGGAAATGGCACAGGTGGCCGGAGTCCTTATCTTCATTGTGCGGCGCCTTTTCGATTATTTAGTGTCATCGATCTGCTCCTATTACTTGACTAATACCATCAATGTATGTTTGTCTGCAGGGATATGATTATTCTTCATGTGTATGGCAATTCGAAGGATACGGGTATGTACCATGTGGAACAGCCAATGTGACCATAATGCAAGTGTTTGGGGCAAGCCCTCACGCAACCACTCTAATGCTTAGAGTTGGTTCAAATGGTACACTTACATACTACAGGACTGCAGTCCTGGATCCTTACATCTACGACAGATGGTTCCGACTTAACGTGATCCACGACGTCTACGCCTCGCATTTGAAGGTTTATATCGATGGAGTCCTCAAGTTTGAGGCACCCGGTCGAGGAGGAAAGTTTCATTATTTCAAATGCGGAGTCTACGCTCAGCCGGATGGTTCCTACTACATGGAGTCTCGTTGGAAAGGGATTAAGGTGCTGAAAAAATGTGACTAGCTAATCGATCTTTAAAGATTTCTTAATTTCTCCCGGATCGATATTCTGTGTGTGAAAATAAATTGTTTTCAGTGTAATTCAAATTATCATCCAATTGATTGTGAAAAGGAATAAATATGTGGTCGACTTAGGGAGCGGATCCCCCTTAAGCTTGAGAAAGGAATGATGATCAATCTACCAAAAGGGACTTATCTACTACATAGAAAGTAAGAAAGGACTTATCTACTACATTATTTTGTAACTTTTGTTCATGTCACCTTCTACGTACATCTCTAAGCTTGAAGGCATGCTTTTTTGATATGAAGCCATACAAAATGATACATACAACATCTAACTTTTCCCCTCCGAGTTTCACCCTAAAGGATGTATATGTAGAATCAGGTATAATGACCTAGGATCGCATAAAAAGAAGCTCGCAAATGTCTATATCAGTAAATCTCATTAGGTGTCAAATAATTAAT encodes:
- the LOC101311626 gene encoding citrate-binding protein-like, with translation MGANINHIVLARTAFFLVLITQWSSSWPVDNPTLGFLELPLNTSNLDIQRPYDLPLNERYSFIDGVHKLWVYFSDKPHSPESQTHARTEIRIRGYDYSSCVWQFEGYGYVPCGTANVTIMQVFGASPHATTLMLRVGSNGTLTYYRTAVLDPYIYDRWFRLNVIHDVYASHLKVYIDGVLKFEAPGRGGKFHYFKCGVYAQPDGSYYMESRWKGIKVLKKCD